The Alphaproteobacteria bacterium genome includes a region encoding these proteins:
- the folK gene encoding 2-amino-4-hydroxy-6-hydroxymethyldihydropteridine diphosphokinase, with protein sequence MIFLGLGANLPSGRYGEPQDTLEAALGKLPEAGIEVAARSRWWRSAPLPASDQPWFVNGVAALRTKLAPDDLLLKLQQIETAVGRRRSQANAARVVDLDLLAYDDFVRRPPSGGGALQLPHPRLAERAFVLLPLAELAPDWRHPLSGRSVAGMIADLGPQAIEPLA encoded by the coding sequence TTGATCTTCCTCGGCCTGGGTGCGAATCTGCCGTCGGGGCGCTACGGCGAACCGCAAGATACCCTCGAGGCGGCACTGGGGAAGCTGCCCGAGGCCGGCATCGAGGTGGCGGCACGGTCGCGCTGGTGGCGCAGCGCGCCGCTGCCGGCCTCGGATCAGCCCTGGTTCGTCAACGGCGTGGCGGCGCTGCGCACCAAGCTGGCACCCGACGATTTGCTGCTAAAGCTGCAGCAAATCGAGACTGCCGTCGGGCGGCGGCGCAGCCAGGCCAATGCCGCCCGGGTGGTCGATCTCGACCTTTTGGCCTACGACGATTTCGTCCGCCGGCCGCCGAGCGGCGGCGGCGCGCTGCAGCTGCCCCATCCCCGGCTGGCCGAGCGGGCCTTCGTGTTGTTGCCACTGGCTGAGTTGGCGCCCGATTGGCGCCATCCGCTGAGCGGCCGCTCGGTGGCCGGGATGATCGCGGATCTCGGCCCTCAAGCCATCGAGCCGCTGGCATGA
- the smpB gene encoding SsrA-binding protein SmpB produces the protein MARPAREGDRKIAINRKARRDYFIEQTLEAGIVLVGSEVKSLRNGQASVAESHAAEKDGELFLLNAHIPEYGPANRLNHDPRRPRKLLVHRRELRRLIGTVQSSGMTLVALSIYFNERGRAKVELGLARGKRQHDKRASEKNRDWQRQKQRLMRDRG, from the coding sequence GTGGCACGCCCTGCGCGGGAGGGCGACCGCAAGATCGCCATCAACCGCAAAGCGCGCCGCGATTATTTCATCGAGCAAACCCTCGAGGCCGGCATCGTGCTGGTGGGCAGCGAGGTCAAGTCGCTGCGCAACGGCCAAGCCAGCGTGGCCGAGAGCCATGCCGCCGAGAAAGACGGCGAGCTCTTCCTGCTTAATGCCCATATCCCCGAATACGGACCGGCCAACCGCCTCAATCACGACCCCCGCAGGCCGCGCAAGCTACTGGTGCATCGCCGCGAACTCAGGCGCCTGATCGGCACCGTGCAGAGTTCCGGCATGACCTTGGTGGCGCTCTCGATCTACTTCAACGAACGCGGCCGGGCCAAGGTCGAACTCGGCCTGGCCCGGGGCAAGCGCCAGCACGACAAACGCGCCAGCGAAAAAAACCGCGACTGGCAGCGCCAGAAACAACGCCTGATGCGCGACCGGGGTTAG
- a CDS encoding 3-hydroxyacyl-CoA dehydrogenase NAD-binding domain-containing protein, whose protein sequence is MFTPASEIESVGLLGAGDIGAGWAAHFLRLGFDVVAYDPAPEGPEAARQLVAAAWPTMENLGLAPGADPERLHFAPSLAAMAASVQVVQESGPENLETKIAAFAELDAAAAPDVVLLSSTSGLAMSDIQVRCRHPERTVVGHPFNPPYLIPLPTKT, encoded by the coding sequence ATGTTTACCCCGGCCAGCGAAATCGAATCCGTCGGCTTGCTCGGCGCCGGGGACATCGGGGCTGGTTGGGCGGCCCATTTCCTCAGGCTGGGATTCGATGTCGTGGCCTACGACCCGGCGCCCGAGGGACCCGAGGCCGCGCGCCAGTTGGTGGCAGCGGCCTGGCCCACCATGGAAAACCTGGGCCTGGCGCCAGGCGCCGACCCCGAGCGCCTGCACTTCGCCCCCTCGCTTGCCGCCATGGCGGCAAGCGTTCAGGTGGTGCAGGAAAGCGGCCCCGAAAATCTGGAAACCAAGATCGCCGCCTTCGCCGAGCTCGACGCCGCCGCGGCGCCCGACGTGGTGTTGCTCAGCAGCACCTCGGGGCTAGCCATGTCCGACATCCAGGTGCGCTGCCGACATCCCGAACGCACCGTCGTCGGCCACCCCTTCAACCCGCCCTACCTCATTCCCCTGCCTACCAAGACATAG
- a CDS encoding bifunctional (p)ppGpp synthetase/guanosine-3',5'-bis(diphosphate) 3'-pyrophosphohydrolase, with translation MIRQYELVEKVRGYDMATNEDLLNRAYVFSMKAHGSQIRESGDPYFCHPLEVAGILTDLKLDWTTIATALLHDTVEDTLATVEEIEGKFGDEIARLVDGVTKLSQLEMASGNRNQQAENFRKLVLAMSNDIRVLLVKLADRLHNMRTLSFVRNPDKRRRIASETMEIYAPLAERIGMQNIKDELEDLSFAVLNPEARESIDSRLEFLRHQGGDLVGRVTDELRRTLAADMIKAQVLGREKRVFSIWRKMERKNVSFEQLSDIMAFRIQVETMEDCYRVLGVVHGRYSMVPGSFKDYISTPKRNGYQSLHTAVIGPEQQRIEIQIRTRDMHEVAELGVAAHWIYKQSGEMADGSQYRWLRELLEILDNASNPEEFLEHTKLEMFLDQVFCFTPKGTLIALPRGATPVDFAYAVHTEVGDTCAGARINGRMVPLRTRLANGDQVEIVRSNVRAPSPTWEKFAITGKARSAVRRFIRKQQRSQYLDLGQAMLKKAFRERGEQYGEKKLAAVAEALKLRGSDDICAAVGRGELPASRVISAVFPDQTVKARAGKLLSRIRPRGKPRRGGDAAVPIRGLIPGMAVHFAGCCHALPGDRIVGIITTGKGVTIHTIDCETLAQFNDTPERWLDVSWNVDDETPDVHVARIETVLMNEPGSLSTLASVIANNHGNISNLKIVDRSTDFFEMLVDIEVQDVKHLTNIIAALRASAAISSVERARG, from the coding sequence ATGATCCGGCAATACGAACTGGTGGAAAAAGTGCGTGGCTATGACATGGCCACGAACGAGGACCTCTTGAACCGGGCCTACGTTTTCTCCATGAAAGCGCACGGATCACAAATCCGTGAATCGGGCGATCCCTATTTCTGCCATCCCCTCGAGGTGGCCGGCATTCTGACCGACCTCAAGCTCGACTGGACGACCATCGCCACGGCGCTGCTTCACGACACGGTCGAGGACACGCTGGCCACGGTGGAGGAAATAGAGGGCAAGTTCGGCGACGAAATCGCCCGCCTGGTCGACGGCGTGACCAAGCTGTCGCAGCTCGAGATGGCCTCGGGCAACCGCAACCAGCAGGCCGAGAACTTCCGCAAGCTGGTGCTGGCGATGTCGAACGACATCCGCGTGCTGCTGGTCAAGCTGGCCGACCGGCTGCACAACATGCGCACGCTTTCCTTCGTGCGCAATCCCGACAAGCGCCGGCGCATCGCTTCCGAGACCATGGAGATCTATGCCCCGCTGGCCGAGCGCATCGGCATGCAAAACATCAAGGACGAGCTCGAGGACCTGTCCTTCGCCGTGCTCAATCCTGAAGCGCGGGAATCCATAGACTCGAGGCTCGAATTCCTGCGCCACCAGGGCGGCGACCTGGTCGGCCGGGTGACCGACGAGCTGCGCCGCACCTTGGCCGCGGACATGATCAAGGCCCAGGTGCTGGGGCGCGAAAAGCGGGTCTTTTCGATCTGGCGCAAGATGGAGCGCAAGAACGTCAGCTTCGAGCAGCTTTCCGACATCATGGCCTTCCGCATCCAGGTCGAGACCATGGAAGACTGCTACCGCGTGCTGGGCGTGGTGCACGGCCGCTATTCGATGGTGCCGGGATCCTTCAAGGACTACATCTCGACGCCCAAGCGCAACGGCTACCAGTCCCTTCATACCGCCGTCATCGGCCCCGAACAGCAGCGCATCGAGATCCAGATCCGCACCCGTGACATGCACGAGGTGGCCGAACTTGGCGTCGCCGCCCACTGGATCTACAAGCAAAGCGGCGAAATGGCCGATGGCAGCCAGTACCGCTGGCTGCGGGAGTTGCTGGAGATCCTGGATAATGCTTCCAATCCCGAGGAATTTCTCGAACACACCAAGCTCGAGATGTTCCTGGATCAGGTTTTCTGCTTCACCCCCAAGGGCACCCTGATTGCGCTGCCGCGCGGCGCCACGCCGGTCGATTTCGCCTACGCCGTGCATACCGAGGTCGGCGATACCTGTGCCGGGGCCCGCATCAACGGCCGTATGGTGCCGCTGCGCACGCGGCTTGCCAACGGCGATCAGGTCGAGATCGTGCGCTCCAATGTGCGGGCGCCCTCGCCGACCTGGGAGAAGTTCGCCATCACCGGCAAGGCCCGCTCGGCGGTGCGCCGCTTCATCCGCAAGCAGCAACGTTCGCAATACCTCGATCTCGGCCAGGCCATGCTGAAAAAAGCCTTCCGCGAGCGCGGCGAGCAATATGGCGAGAAAAAGCTGGCCGCCGTCGCCGAGGCCCTGAAGTTGCGCGGCAGCGACGACATCTGCGCCGCCGTCGGGCGCGGCGAGCTGCCGGCTTCACGGGTGATCTCCGCGGTCTTTCCCGATCAGACCGTCAAGGCCCGGGCGGGCAAGCTGTTGTCGCGAATTCGGCCGCGCGGCAAACCGCGCCGCGGCGGCGACGCCGCGGTGCCCATCCGCGGGCTGATACCGGGCATGGCGGTGCACTTCGCGGGCTGTTGCCATGCGCTGCCGGGCGACCGCATCGTCGGCATCATCACCACCGGCAAGGGCGTCACCATTCATACCATCGACTGCGAGACCCTGGCCCAGTTCAACGACACCCCCGAGCGCTGGCTCGACGTATCCTGGAACGTCGACGACGAGACCCCGGACGTCCACGTGGCGCGCATCGAGACGGTGCTGATGAACGAGCCTGGCTCGCTCTCCACCCTGGCCTCGGTGATCGCCAACAACCACGGCAATATTTCCAACCTCAAGATCGTCGACCGCTCGACCGATTTCTTCGAGATGCTGGTCGACATCGAGGTGCAAGACGTCAAGCACCTGACCAACATTATCGCCGCATTGCGTGCCAGCGCCGCCATCAGCTCGGTCGAGCGCGCCCGAGGTTGA
- a CDS encoding 3-keto-5-aminohexanoate cleavage protein yields MATSGKVIITCAITGSAHTPTMSPHLPCTPDEIAEQSIAAAQAGTAIVHLHGRQDDGEPTGDPEVFMRFLPRIKQGCDAVVSISSGGGTGMSAEERLKVVFRTEPELCTLNLGTMNFGYHPMIARYQDKWQHDWEQPYLESSRTEPFINTFSDIEYMLEKVGDLGTRFEFEAYDVGHLYTLAYYLDSGLVKPPLFVQTIFGNLGGIGPDIDNLVFMKRTADRLLGDDWVWSVLGGGRFQLGLVTTGAIMGSNVRVGLEDNLYLGKGELAPSNAAQVEKIGRILAELSLDVASPAEARELLGLKGADRTAF; encoded by the coding sequence ATGGCAACCTCGGGCAAAGTCATCATCACTTGCGCCATAACCGGATCGGCCCACACGCCGACCATGTCGCCCCATCTGCCGTGTACGCCCGACGAGATCGCCGAGCAATCGATCGCCGCGGCCCAGGCCGGGACCGCCATCGTGCACCTGCACGGCCGTCAGGATGACGGCGAGCCGACCGGCGATCCCGAGGTCTTCATGCGCTTCCTGCCGCGCATCAAGCAGGGCTGCGACGCCGTGGTCAGCATCTCGTCCGGCGGCGGCACCGGCATGTCGGCGGAGGAACGGCTGAAAGTGGTGTTCCGCACGGAACCAGAGCTTTGCACCCTCAACCTGGGCACCATGAACTTCGGCTACCATCCGATGATCGCGCGCTACCAGGACAAGTGGCAGCACGACTGGGAGCAGCCGTACCTTGAATCTTCACGCACCGAGCCCTTCATCAACACCTTCTCCGACATCGAATACATGCTGGAGAAGGTGGGCGATCTGGGTACGCGCTTCGAATTCGAAGCCTACGACGTGGGGCATCTCTATACCCTGGCCTATTACCTCGACAGCGGCCTGGTCAAACCACCGCTGTTTGTCCAGACCATCTTCGGCAACCTCGGCGGCATCGGTCCCGACATCGACAATCTGGTGTTCATGAAGCGCACGGCCGATCGTCTGCTGGGCGACGACTGGGTGTGGTCGGTGCTGGGCGGCGGCCGCTTCCAGCTCGGCCTGGTCACCACTGGCGCCATCATGGGCTCCAACGTGCGGGTCGGGCTGGAAGACAATCTTTATCTGGGCAAGGGCGAGCTGGCGCCCTCGAACGCGGCGCAGGTGGAGAAAATAGGCCGTATCCTGGCCGAGTTGTCGCTCGACGTCGCCAGCCCGGCCGAGGCCCGCGAGTTGCTCGGTTTGAAGGGCGCCGATCGCACGGCTTTCTGA
- the dapA gene encoding 4-hydroxy-tetrahydrodipicolinate synthase — protein MFQGSIVALITPFRDGAVDEKAFQSFVEWQIEQGTHGLVPCGTTGESPTLSHEEHMRVTELCIEAAGGRVPVIAGTGSNSTAEAIALTQHAEKAGADGALLVMPYYNKPTQDGLSAHFRAIHDATDIPLLIYNIPGRSVVNMSIDTMIRLAQLPNIVGVKDATGDPSRISTMRLLVGSGFCQLSGEDAIALSLMAHGGHGCISVTANAAPKLCAEFQNACLADDFVKAREYQDQLMPLHTALFLETSPGPVKHAVSLLDRCADELRLPLVPVGEKIAKQIRIVMRACELLD, from the coding sequence ATGTTTCAGGGATCAATCGTTGCGTTAATCACGCCGTTTCGCGACGGGGCGGTCGACGAGAAGGCTTTTCAGTCCTTCGTGGAATGGCAGATCGAGCAGGGAACCCATGGCCTGGTGCCCTGCGGTACCACCGGCGAATCACCAACGCTGAGCCACGAAGAACACATGCGGGTCACCGAGTTGTGCATCGAGGCGGCAGGCGGACGGGTGCCGGTGATCGCCGGCACCGGCTCCAACTCGACGGCCGAGGCCATCGCGCTCACGCAGCACGCCGAAAAGGCCGGTGCCGACGGCGCGCTGCTGGTCATGCCCTATTACAACAAGCCCACCCAGGACGGCTTGTCGGCGCACTTTCGGGCCATCCACGATGCCACCGACATTCCGCTCCTGATCTACAACATCCCCGGCCGTTCGGTGGTCAACATGTCCATCGACACCATGATCAGGCTGGCCCAGTTGCCCAACATCGTGGGCGTCAAGGATGCCACCGGCGATCCCTCGCGGATCAGCACCATGCGGCTCTTGGTGGGGTCGGGCTTCTGTCAGCTCTCGGGCGAGGACGCCATCGCGCTCTCCTTGATGGCCCACGGCGGCCACGGCTGCATCTCGGTCACCGCCAACGCCGCACCCAAGCTCTGCGCCGAATTTCAAAACGCCTGCCTGGCCGACGACTTCGTCAAGGCGCGTGAGTATCAGGACCAGTTGATGCCGCTGCACACGGCGCTCTTCCTCGAAACCAGTCCGGGGCCGGTCAAGCATGCCGTCAGCCTGCTCGACAGGTGTGCCGACGAGCTCAGGCTGCCGCTGGTGCCGGTGGGCGAGAAGATCGCCAAGCAGATCCGCATCGTCATGCGGGCCTGCGAACTCTTGGACTGA
- a CDS encoding NYN domain-containing protein, which translates to MTGLESFKFHSDERIALFIDGSNLYAAARALNFDIDYKRLLETFSAQGRLVRAFYYTALIEDQEYSPIRPLVDWLDYNGYTMITKPTKEFTDASGRRKIKGNMDIELAVDLLEMAPHIDHAVLFSGDGDFRRLLEAVQSKGLRTSVVSTVRSQPPMAADEMRRQADHFIELLDIQDLIARSPQEIAALRRRDAPGHDHYNRAADDDDDDHDDDHDDESEDLDPVYHDA; encoded by the coding sequence ATGACCGGACTCGAATCCTTTAAGTTTCATTCCGACGAACGTATCGCCCTTTTCATTGATGGCTCCAACCTTTACGCCGCCGCCCGGGCGCTGAATTTCGATATCGATTACAAGCGCCTCCTGGAGACCTTTTCGGCCCAAGGCCGGCTGGTGCGTGCTTTCTATTACACGGCGCTGATCGAAGACCAGGAGTATTCCCCCATTCGGCCGTTGGTCGACTGGCTCGACTACAACGGCTACACCATGATCACCAAGCCGACCAAGGAATTCACCGATGCCTCGGGCCGGCGCAAGATCAAGGGCAACATGGACATCGAACTGGCGGTCGACCTCTTGGAGATGGCGCCCCACATCGACCACGCCGTGCTGTTCTCGGGTGACGGCGATTTCCGCCGCCTCTTGGAGGCGGTCCAGAGCAAGGGCTTGAGAACCTCGGTGGTCTCAACGGTGCGTTCGCAGCCGCCCATGGCGGCGGACGAGATGCGGCGCCAGGCCGATCACTTCATCGAACTGCTCGACATCCAGGACCTCATCGCGCGTTCGCCCCAGGAGATTGCGGCCCTGCGCCGACGCGACGCGCCCGGGCATGACCATTACAACCGGGCCGCCGACGACGACGACGACGATCACGACGACGACCACGACGACGAATCCGAGGACCTGGATCCGGTCTACCACGACGCCTGA
- a CDS encoding DsbA family protein, giving the protein MQDTRRVAESLGLPFRWPPKPDPVVMDMASYTIATEQPYIHRLTRMGIAACQRGRGLAYIDEVSRLIFGSTVEGWHEGDHLAQAADRAGLDGAELEAAVATDGASFEAVIEANQDDHAAAGHWGVPLMVLEGEPFFGQDRFDLLVWRLEQKGLEQRAS; this is encoded by the coding sequence ATGCAGGACACCAGGCGCGTGGCCGAGAGCCTCGGGCTTCCTTTCCGCTGGCCGCCCAAGCCGGACCCCGTGGTGATGGACATGGCGAGCTACACCATCGCCACTGAGCAGCCCTACATCCACCGCCTTACCCGCATGGGCATCGCGGCCTGCCAGCGTGGCCGCGGCCTGGCCTACATCGATGAGGTCTCGCGGCTGATCTTCGGCAGCACCGTCGAGGGCTGGCACGAGGGCGACCACCTGGCCCAGGCGGCCGACCGCGCCGGTCTCGACGGCGCCGAGCTCGAGGCCGCGGTGGCCACCGATGGGGCGAGCTTCGAGGCGGTCATCGAAGCCAACCAGGACGACCACGCCGCCGCCGGCCACTGGGGCGTGCCGCTGATGGTGCTGGAAGGCGAGCCCTTCTTCGGCCAGGACAGGTTCGATCTTTTGGTCTGGCGCCTTGAGCAGAAGGGGCTGGAGCAGCGGGCGTCGTAG
- a CDS encoding alpha/beta hydrolase, which translates to MAASERRPEGYRQCQLTAQDGLRLAYRDYGEVLAPGPALLCLSGLTSQSGDFHHLASRLAHDGARHGSLGCRVLALDYHGRGRSAYDRNWRNYRPEVYVGDILDLAAATNISSLVVVGTSLGGLLAMALACVRPTLLAGVILNDVGPEFAGDGFERIADHVGTPAPQADWQAAVSYLRHLFSPAYPGLDEAAWLEMAHNTFQPGDDGRLHLDYDLELAKALKAAPPPGDLWPLFGALRHIPTLAIRGALSDLLSPATFERMAAEKPDLQRLTVAHRGHTPLLDEVECVAAIDAFLAGRS; encoded by the coding sequence GTGGCAGCGTCCGAACGCCGGCCCGAAGGCTACCGCCAGTGCCAGTTGACGGCCCAGGACGGCCTCAGGCTGGCCTACCGCGACTACGGCGAGGTGCTGGCGCCGGGTCCGGCGCTGTTGTGCCTTTCCGGCCTGACCAGCCAGTCCGGCGATTTCCACCACCTGGCCAGCCGCCTGGCGCACGACGGGGCGCGCCACGGGTCCTTGGGCTGCCGGGTGCTGGCGCTCGACTACCACGGCCGCGGCCGTTCGGCCTACGACCGCAATTGGCGCAACTACCGGCCCGAGGTCTACGTCGGCGACATCCTCGACCTGGCGGCGGCGACCAACATTTCGAGCCTGGTGGTGGTCGGCACCTCGCTGGGAGGGCTACTGGCCATGGCGCTGGCCTGTGTGCGTCCGACGCTGCTGGCCGGCGTCATCCTCAACGACGTGGGCCCCGAATTCGCCGGTGATGGCTTTGAACGCATCGCCGACCACGTCGGCACGCCGGCACCGCAGGCCGACTGGCAAGCTGCCGTGAGCTACCTCAGACACCTTTTCAGCCCAGCCTACCCGGGGCTCGACGAAGCGGCCTGGCTGGAAATGGCGCACAACACCTTCCAGCCGGGCGACGATGGCCGATTGCACCTCGATTACGACCTCGAGTTGGCCAAGGCGCTCAAGGCGGCACCGCCGCCGGGGGATCTTTGGCCGCTGTTCGGCGCGCTACGCCACATTCCCACGCTGGCCATCCGGGGCGCCCTGTCCGATCTTCTCAGCCCGGCCACCTTCGAGCGCATGGCGGCGGAAAAACCAGACCTCCAACGCCTCACCGTGGCCCACCGCGGCCACACGCCGCTGCTTGACGAAGTGGAATGCGTGGCCGCCATCGATGCCTTCCTGGCCGGTCGGTCTTGA
- a CDS encoding lytic transglycosylase domain-containing protein: MLPSRPLFLAFAVLLAATPAWGRDTTKDGARPMLSPGDVALYRRAFKATQAGKWKSATQLAARAENRLPAEILTWLHFKQPQPTASFAEITTFIEGHADWPGQQELRQSAEAAALRATGSQDKSRLRAWFARYPPQSGRGKLALAELLLAEGKQAAGLARLRDAWINGKFPYGDERRFYRRHRKLLRAGDHEARLDRLIWDRQRRGAYRMLRRVNGEAKVLGRARLALMESSPRVDAAIAQVPAELRQRPGLVFERVRWRRLKGRYDDAVAFLIPAPAELGRAGPWWRERRVLARKALYRGHISEAYYLARDHGQHEASAVAEAEWLAGWLAMRFLDDADVATEHFWRIFLQVRYPVSVARATYWAGRAAAAQDDDLAAEVWYGLAAAHPTTYHGQLAVLELDAGARLALPSAPQPDAADYQRFRQRRLVGACRLLAELGQREQLRPFFMALLAAAEPGESVLVARLARELGRIDLAVAVAKRAGRTGLALIEEGYPVPRFAGHKDVERPLLLALARQESQFDRKAESWAGALGLMQLMPGTARKLARRHKIRYSKRRLLSDADYNSRLGSTYLAELIKLYKGSYVLALAAYNAGTPRVKRWLRTFGDPRKQEVDAIDWIEQIPFTETRDYVQRVLGNLQVYRQRLAERPVQLGLAADLHGG, from the coding sequence ATGCTGCCCAGCCGTCCGCTATTCCTCGCCTTCGCCGTGTTGCTCGCGGCCACCCCCGCTTGGGGGCGGGACACGACGAAAGACGGGGCCCGGCCGATGCTCTCGCCGGGCGACGTTGCGCTTTACCGCCGGGCCTTCAAGGCCACCCAGGCGGGCAAGTGGAAAAGCGCCACCCAGCTGGCGGCGCGGGCCGAGAACCGCCTGCCGGCCGAGATTCTGACCTGGCTCCACTTCAAGCAGCCCCAGCCCACCGCCAGCTTCGCCGAGATCACCACCTTCATCGAAGGGCACGCCGACTGGCCCGGCCAGCAGGAACTGCGGCAAAGCGCCGAGGCGGCGGCCTTGCGGGCCACAGGGAGTCAAGACAAGAGCCGGTTGCGGGCCTGGTTCGCGCGCTACCCACCGCAAAGCGGGCGAGGCAAACTGGCGCTGGCGGAGTTGCTGCTGGCCGAAGGCAAGCAGGCGGCCGGCCTGGCCCGGCTGCGCGACGCTTGGATCAACGGCAAGTTCCCCTATGGCGACGAACGCCGCTTCTACCGCCGCCACCGCAAGCTGCTGAGAGCCGGCGATCATGAGGCCCGGCTCGACCGCCTGATCTGGGACCGCCAGCGCCGCGGTGCCTATCGCATGCTGCGCCGGGTCAATGGCGAAGCCAAGGTTTTGGGCCGGGCGCGCCTGGCGTTGATGGAATCCTCGCCCCGCGTCGACGCCGCCATCGCCCAGGTGCCCGCTGAACTGCGCCAGCGCCCCGGCCTGGTCTTCGAGCGGGTGCGCTGGCGCCGCCTCAAGGGGCGCTATGACGACGCCGTGGCCTTCCTCATTCCGGCCCCGGCCGAGCTCGGCCGGGCCGGGCCCTGGTGGCGCGAGCGCCGCGTCCTGGCCCGCAAGGCGCTCTACCGCGGCCACATCAGCGAGGCCTACTACCTGGCCCGAGACCACGGCCAGCATGAGGCCTCGGCGGTGGCCGAGGCGGAATGGCTGGCCGGCTGGCTGGCGATGCGATTCCTCGACGACGCCGACGTCGCGACCGAACACTTCTGGCGCATCTTCCTCCAGGTGCGCTATCCCGTCTCCGTCGCCCGTGCCACCTACTGGGCGGGCCGGGCGGCGGCGGCCCAGGACGACGATCTGGCGGCCGAGGTTTGGTACGGCCTGGCGGCGGCGCATCCCACCACCTACCATGGCCAGCTGGCGGTGCTGGAGCTGGATGCCGGGGCCCGGCTGGCATTGCCGTCGGCACCGCAGCCCGACGCCGCTGATTACCAACGCTTCCGCCAGCGCCGCCTGGTGGGGGCCTGCCGGCTGCTGGCGGAGCTTGGCCAGCGCGAGCAGTTACGGCCCTTTTTTATGGCGCTGCTGGCCGCCGCTGAGCCCGGCGAAAGCGTCCTGGTGGCCCGCTTGGCTCGCGAGCTGGGCCGCATCGATCTCGCCGTGGCGGTAGCCAAGCGCGCCGGCCGGACCGGCCTGGCGCTGATCGAGGAAGGCTATCCGGTACCCCGCTTTGCCGGCCACAAGGACGTCGAGCGGCCGCTGCTGCTGGCGCTAGCCCGTCAGGAAAGCCAGTTCGACCGGAAGGCCGAAAGTTGGGCCGGGGCGCTGGGGCTGATGCAATTGATGCCGGGTACGGCGCGCAAGCTGGCCCGGCGCCACAAGATCCGCTACAGCAAGCGCCGCCTGCTCAGCGATGCCGACTACAACAGCCGGCTGGGCTCGACCTACCTGGCCGAGCTCATAAAGCTCTACAAGGGCTCCTACGTGCTGGCCCTGGCCGCCTACAACGCCGGCACGCCGCGCGTCAAACGCTGGCTGCGCACCTTCGGCGATCCTCGCAAGCAGGAGGTCGACGCCATCGACTGGATCGAGCAGATCCCCTTCACCGAGACCCGCGACTATGTGCAGCGCGTGCTCGGCAACCTGCAGGTCTACCGCCAGCGCCTGGCCGAGCGGCCGGTGCAACTGGGCCTCGCGGCCGACCTGCACGGGGGCTGA
- a CDS encoding uracil-DNA glycosylase yields MPAVAGLAGEPHSASEPASDCPLCPRLADFRRANRQAFATWHNAPVAAFGDHRARLLVVGLAPGLRGANRSGRPFTGDAAGDLLYPALERHGLARGSYGARPDDGLELVDCRITNAVRCVPPENKPVAAEINCCRQFLRAELASLQNLRLILALGTIAHNSLLAALELKRRDHPFGHAARYQLGAGRELIASYHCSRYNVNTGRLTPRMFDAIFGGIRRALDS; encoded by the coding sequence GTGCCCGCCGTTGCCGGGCTCGCCGGCGAGCCCCATTCCGCCAGCGAGCCCGCTTCCGATTGTCCGCTGTGCCCCCGTCTGGCCGACTTCCGCCGGGCCAACCGGCAGGCCTTCGCGACTTGGCACAACGCCCCGGTAGCGGCCTTTGGCGACCATCGGGCGAGGCTGCTGGTGGTCGGCCTGGCGCCCGGCCTGCGTGGCGCCAACCGAAGCGGCCGGCCCTTTACCGGCGATGCCGCCGGGGACTTGCTCTATCCCGCGCTCGAGCGCCATGGCTTGGCGCGGGGCAGCTATGGTGCCCGGCCCGACGACGGGCTCGAGCTGGTCGACTGCCGCATCACCAACGCCGTGCGTTGCGTGCCGCCGGAAAACAAGCCGGTAGCGGCCGAAATCAACTGCTGCCGCCAATTCCTGCGGGCCGAGCTGGCCAGCCTGCAAAATCTTCGCCTGATACTGGCGCTGGGCACCATCGCCCACAATTCGCTGCTGGCGGCGCTCGAGCTCAAACGCCGCGACCATCCCTTCGGCCACGCCGCGCGCTACCAACTGGGAGCCGGCCGCGAATTGATCGCCAGCTATCACTGTTCGCGCTACAACGTGAATACCGGGCGCCTGACGCCCCGGATGTTCGACGCCATCTTCGGCGGCATCCGCCGCGCTCTCGATTCCTGA